A window of the Lactuca sativa cultivar Salinas chromosome 5, Lsat_Salinas_v11, whole genome shotgun sequence genome harbors these coding sequences:
- the LOC111918425 gene encoding F-box protein At5g49610 yields MEDDDRSNSSNQFNDDGDENQIVELLLRTNISTKRKQLFWYDIRNFPDSLLIEILARLPVKLIFSFKSVCKHWQNLISHPSFCRFYHSILNSNAASSLLPFRILYTFLYVRSFKEFVNRFGTEIHSMSEFSLLFLSTYKNKYDRFRVLAMSNGLILCCWRSGSRFVYYICDPLTRQWITLPRCEPKYSFKEGLITTVNEDHMLTGYTVVRLEHGTSNYLNLEILTSETGKWISYKLPSSIPFVHEEADPKVVRLISLPDERDLRREYELCGESQGTLCYFEVTDDSIFTDYYSFTMWVMKDYEKGEWCCEVKVRRSNLHCNNLELSNWLFECGWFCPISFHPLNPNVVYLQCMKPERIVSYNILNGRLDVASNPIDFGELIISSSN; encoded by the exons ATGGAAGACGACGATAGGAGTAACTCAAGCAATCAATTTAATGATGATGGCGATGAGAACCAAATTGTTGAACTACTTCTGCGTACCAATATTTCCACCAAGAGAAAACAATTGTTTTGGTATGATATTCGAAACTTTCCTGATTCGTTGCTTATAGAAATTCTCGCTAGACTACCAGTGAAATTGATTTTTAGTTTTAAAAGTGTGTGTAAGCATTGGCAAAACCTAATTTCTCACCCTTCCTTTTGCCGATTCTATCATTCGATTCTCAATTCCAATGCAGCATCGTCCTTGCTGCCTTTCAGAATCTTGTATACGTTCCTTTACGTACGGAGCTTCAAGGAGTTTGTTAATCGTTTTGGTACTGAAATCCACAGTATGTCCGAATtctctcttctttttctttctaccTATAAAAACAAATATGATCGATTCAGGGTTTTAGCTATGAGTAATGGTTTGATTCTGTGTTGTTGGCGTTCTGGATCACGGTTTGTTTACTACATCTGTGATCCACTCACTCGACAATGGATCACTTTACCTAGATGTGAACCCAAATATTCCTTCAAGGAAGGTCTTATTACTACGGTTAATGAGGATCATATGCTTACAGGTTATACAGTTGTTAGGTTGGAACATGGTACATCAAATTATCTCAATCTAGAGATATTAACATCCGAAACTGGCAAATGGATCAGCTACAAGCTACCTTCCTCTATTCCCTTCGTGCATGAAGAGGCCG ATCCAAAAGTTGTTCGCCTAATTTCACTCCCAGATGAAAGAGATCTCAGGAGAGAGTATGAATTATGTGGTGAGAGCCAAGGGACCCTTTGCTATTTCGAGGTGACTGATGATTCCATTTTCACCGATTACTATTCCTTCACCATGTGGGTTATGAAGGATTATGAGAAAGGAGAATGGTGTTGTGAGGTTAAAGTGAGACGTAGCAATCTTCATTGTAATAATCTGGAATTGAGTAATTGGCTGTTTGAGTGCGGATGGTTTTGTCCTATATCGTTTCATCCGTTGAATCCAAATGTTGTGTATTTGCAATGCATGAAGCCTGAGCGTATTGTGTCGTATAATATTCTGAACGGAAGGCTGGATGTTGCTTCTAATCCAATTGACTTTGGTGAATTGATCATATCCTCTTCTAATTGA